A window of Planctomycetota bacterium contains these coding sequences:
- a CDS encoding amidohydrolase, giving the protein MKLSPEVVRTRAEVVSLRRAVHRHPELGFREERTAALIRSRLRAFGVEHRAVCGTGTVALVRGARPGPTILIRADMDALPVQEENRVPYASRVPGLMHACGHDGHVAIALGAARVLQSLRHRLAGNVKFMFQPAEEGPGGAGPMLEAGVLRRPKVEAAFALHLWNEIPVGKAGIRPGPVFAAADEFEMVVEGRGGHGAAPHQTVDPVVAAAQVVAACQTIVSRRVDPVSSAVVTFGEIHGGTRHNIIPDSVRLTGTLRSFEESVRRLLAREVPRVARRAAAAMGAGLRYTYRPGYPATVNDPEMTRRVREAAREVLGPGGAFECRPTMGAEDMSLVLREVPGCYFFLGSANPRRGLRHPHHSARFDFDEAALAAGVEIWVRLALRYLGGNGS; this is encoded by the coding sequence ATGAAGCTCTCCCCGGAGGTGGTCCGGACCCGGGCGGAGGTCGTGTCTCTCCGGCGCGCGGTTCATCGGCATCCCGAACTGGGCTTCCGGGAAGAGCGCACGGCGGCCCTCATCCGGTCGAGGCTCCGGGCGTTCGGGGTGGAGCACCGGGCGGTCTGCGGAACGGGGACGGTGGCCCTCGTCCGCGGCGCGCGGCCGGGCCCCACGATCCTCATTCGGGCGGACATGGACGCTCTTCCCGTGCAGGAGGAAAACCGGGTTCCCTACGCGTCCCGGGTCCCGGGTCTCATGCACGCGTGCGGACACGACGGCCACGTGGCGATCGCGCTGGGGGCGGCCCGGGTGCTTCAGTCCCTGCGCCACCGCCTGGCGGGGAACGTGAAGTTCATGTTCCAGCCGGCCGAGGAGGGGCCGGGGGGCGCGGGGCCGATGCTTGAGGCGGGGGTGCTCCGCCGTCCCAAGGTGGAGGCGGCGTTTGCGCTTCATCTCTGGAACGAGATTCCGGTGGGCAAGGCGGGGATTCGCCCGGGACCGGTGTTCGCGGCGGCCGACGAGTTCGAGATGGTGGTGGAAGGGCGGGGGGGCCACGGAGCGGCGCCGCATCAGACGGTGGATCCCGTGGTGGCGGCGGCGCAGGTGGTGGCGGCCTGCCAGACGATTGTGAGCCGCCGGGTGGATCCCGTCTCGAGCGCGGTGGTCACCTTCGGAGAGATTCACGGCGGGACGCGGCACAACATCATCCCCGATTCGGTGCGGCTGACGGGGACGCTGCGTTCCTTCGAGGAGTCCGTGCGGCGCCTGTTGGCGCGGGAGGTCCCGCGGGTGGCGCGGCGCGCGGCGGCGGCGATGGGGGCGGGGCTCCGGTACACGTACCGCCCGGGCTATCCCGCCACGGTGAACGACCCGGAGATGACGCGCCGCGTGCGAGAAGCGGCCCGCGAGGTTCTGGGTCCGGGCGGGGCGTTCGAGTGCCGGCCCACGATGGGGGCGGAGGACATGTCCCTGGTCCTGCGCGAGGTGCCGGGCTGCTATTTTTTCCTGGGTTCCGCCAACCCGCGTCGCGGACTCCGCCATCCGCACCACTCCGCGCGTTTCGATTTCGACGAGGCGGCCCTGGCCGCCGGAGTCGAGATCTGGGTTCGACTGGCGCTCCGGTACTTGGGGGGGAACGGCTCATGA
- a CDS encoding CAP domain-containing protein has protein sequence MRIAMAVPALLLVAFSRPQDSGRVYQAPDPEPTPEETLALEHMNAMRANPAPFAERIAAYAKTDSTGQWNLVDWKMFMDEIRALKPAPPLIFNLDLLDAARKHSHYITVNDQLGHDETPSKPGFTGARPADRVAAAGYAGLYTAENAGTGHRNGWDSHCRFIIDAGPGGTGGMQPERGHRRNMMSPRHREIGLGMVPDGRGTYTTTHDFGRRDPRMAGGVFFVDWNGNSFYDVGEGVGSVAVTSSDGASTLSWKSGAYALDLKGTGTVTLTALFDGERFARTFPAGTDNIKFDWIIPAEVVQRRADRYLQALEKAGDPASAPYQKALVSLYVHTRTLCLDPERRRRIAELTAPVAADLEARQAAVLKAVRDDAPDAPKILEEQRKPYKGTEADPWFEDAETALRLKRVAQAFLRKPKPAPQERRQLAATLEDSARRMKTEAFRSEVEALAAKIRGASDAAR, from the coding sequence ATGCGGATCGCGATGGCCGTCCCGGCCTTGCTCCTGGTCGCCTTCTCCCGCCCCCAGGACTCCGGGCGGGTTTACCAGGCGCCGGACCCGGAACCCACGCCGGAAGAAACGCTCGCTCTCGAGCACATGAACGCCATGCGGGCGAATCCCGCCCCCTTCGCCGAGCGCATCGCGGCGTACGCCAAGACGGATTCCACAGGTCAATGGAACCTCGTGGACTGGAAGATGTTCATGGACGAAATCCGCGCGCTCAAGCCCGCCCCGCCGCTGATCTTCAACCTCGATCTTCTCGACGCGGCCCGCAAGCACAGCCACTACATCACCGTCAACGACCAACTGGGCCATGATGAAACCCCCTCCAAGCCCGGATTCACGGGAGCCCGTCCCGCCGACCGGGTGGCCGCGGCCGGCTACGCGGGTCTTTACACCGCCGAGAATGCCGGCACCGGCCATCGGAACGGCTGGGACAGTCACTGTCGCTTCATCATCGACGCCGGGCCCGGCGGCACCGGCGGCATGCAGCCCGAACGGGGACACCGGCGCAACATGATGTCCCCCCGGCACCGCGAAATCGGTCTGGGCATGGTCCCCGACGGCCGCGGCACGTACACCACGACGCACGACTTCGGCCGCCGGGACCCGCGGATGGCCGGCGGCGTCTTCTTCGTGGACTGGAACGGCAACTCCTTCTACGACGTGGGCGAAGGGGTCGGCTCGGTCGCCGTCACCTCGAGCGACGGCGCCTCGACCCTGAGCTGGAAAAGCGGAGCCTACGCTCTCGACCTCAAGGGGACCGGGACGGTGACGCTCACGGCCCTCTTCGACGGCGAGCGGTTCGCCAGGACGTTCCCCGCCGGAACGGACAACATCAAGTTCGACTGGATCATCCCGGCCGAAGTCGTCCAGCGCCGGGCCGACCGGTACCTCCAGGCGCTCGAGAAGGCCGGGGATCCGGCGTCGGCGCCCTATCAGAAAGCGCTGGTCAGCCTCTACGTCCACACCCGCACGCTCTGCCTGGACCCCGAACGCCGCCGCCGGATCGCCGAACTGACGGCTCCGGTGGCCGCCGACCTCGAAGCCCGCCAGGCCGCGGTCCTCAAGGCCGTCCGGGACGACGCGCCGGACGCCCCGAAGATCCTGGAAGAGCAGCGCAAACCCTACAAGGGCACCGAGGCCGACCCCTGGTTCGAGGACGCGGAGACGGCGCTTCGGCTGAAGCGGGTCGCCCAGGCCTTCCTCCGCAAGCCCAAGCCCGCGCCGCAGGAGCGGCGCCAGCTCGCCGCCACGCTCGAGGACTCCGCGCGCCGGATGAAAACGGAAGCGTTTCGATCCGAAGTGGAAGCCCTGGCCGCGAAGATCCGCGGCGCTTCCGACGCCGCGCGCTGA
- a CDS encoding histone deacetylase translates to MTLLVTDPLYLEHRAPGHVERPERIQAILEHFRGRGLLARLNALAARDAREEELTLVHDRAYVEFIRRASERGGGWLDPDTYVNERSYAAAVRAAGGVLAAVEAVRDGRDRTAFCLVRPPGHHALPDRAMGFCLFNNVAIAARFLRRRVFIVDWDVHHGNGTQEIFWADPSVVYLSTHRFPFYPGTGREDERGAAGNIVNLPFEFGTSRRTFLDRFVREVRRVGREFRPEWVLVSCGFDAFAGDPIGGLGLEPEDYRGMTEAVRELGTPVVSALEGGYALDALGACAEQHVLGLLD, encoded by the coding sequence GTGACGCTTCTGGTGACGGATCCCCTCTACCTGGAGCATCGCGCGCCGGGCCATGTGGAGCGTCCGGAGCGGATTCAGGCGATTCTCGAGCACTTCCGCGGTCGGGGCCTGCTGGCGCGGCTGAACGCCCTGGCCGCGCGCGACGCCCGGGAGGAGGAGCTGACGCTCGTCCACGATCGCGCGTACGTCGAGTTCATCCGCCGGGCCTCGGAGCGGGGCGGGGGATGGCTCGATCCGGACACGTACGTCAACGAGCGCTCGTACGCGGCGGCCGTGCGGGCGGCGGGCGGGGTTCTGGCCGCGGTGGAGGCGGTGCGGGACGGGCGGGACCGGACGGCGTTCTGTCTGGTGCGTCCGCCGGGACACCATGCGCTGCCGGATCGCGCCATGGGGTTCTGCCTCTTCAACAACGTGGCGATCGCGGCGCGGTTTCTGAGACGGCGCGTTTTCATCGTGGACTGGGACGTGCATCACGGCAACGGCACGCAGGAGATATTCTGGGCGGATCCGTCGGTCGTGTATCTTTCGACGCACCGGTTTCCCTTTTATCCCGGGACCGGAAGGGAGGACGAACGGGGCGCGGCGGGGAACATCGTCAATCTTCCGTTCGAATTCGGCACCTCGCGGCGGACGTTCCTCGATCGCTTCGTCCGGGAGGTGCGCCGCGTCGGCCGCGAGTTCCGGCCGGAATGGGTTCTCGTCTCCTGCGGTTTCGACGCCTTCGCGGGGGATCCGATCGGGGGGCTGGGACTGGAGCCCGAGGACTACCGGGGGATGACCGAAGCGGTCCGCGAACTGGGGACGCCGGTCGTGTCGGCGCTCGAGGGGGGCTATGCGCTGGACGCGCTCGGCGCGTGCGCCGAGCAGCACGTCCTGGGGCTTCTGGATTAA
- a CDS encoding tetratricopeptide repeat protein, with the protein MSRAAVLLAAVAAAAVSGCHTCPDHRAAELAFELAYFNYQNGKFDQAKTLYIRALENCPNDYDALVGLANASREYGNELFRAAHALVEQGKVDQARKMFQEANENHVEAERFFRTAIERQPDDMLPHYGLGQLFYQRAVTPFPFPYPVDDKENRRRERDAAIREFKLVVERGAHQLYQVHRYLGLALFAAGKMDEGRYHLQIFHEAQEKMFNVWVDRPAETDEEKKRKEAALRQLEREIEDVRSILLVYQEDLERRRDLLQTKSPRSAEDERDLAQVTRELLALEGMLKSFVLTRLGPEEMELRRRCAEYLDLFNRGALDQILAQVAPRGGEEEAVRRTLRRKVEEGTQYTKVRFTSIAVAGAQGSVGVVCDLVTRKGVRPETELLLRWQKVGGRWMVSEHP; encoded by the coding sequence ATGTCTAGGGCCGCGGTTCTCCTGGCCGCCGTGGCGGCGGCGGCCGTTTCGGGATGCCACACCTGTCCGGATCATCGCGCGGCGGAGCTGGCGTTCGAGCTGGCGTACTTCAATTACCAGAACGGGAAGTTCGACCAGGCCAAGACGCTCTACATCCGGGCGCTGGAGAACTGCCCGAACGATTACGACGCCCTCGTGGGGCTGGCCAACGCCAGCCGGGAATACGGCAACGAACTCTTCCGGGCCGCCCACGCGCTCGTCGAGCAGGGCAAGGTGGACCAGGCGCGCAAGATGTTCCAGGAGGCCAACGAGAACCACGTCGAGGCCGAGCGGTTCTTCCGGACGGCGATCGAGCGGCAACCCGACGACATGCTGCCGCATTACGGGCTGGGCCAGCTTTTCTACCAGCGCGCGGTGACGCCGTTTCCTTTCCCCTATCCGGTGGACGACAAGGAGAACCGGCGCCGCGAGCGGGACGCGGCGATCCGGGAGTTCAAGCTCGTCGTCGAGCGGGGGGCGCATCAGCTCTACCAGGTGCACCGCTACCTGGGGCTGGCGCTCTTCGCCGCGGGGAAGATGGACGAGGGGCGGTATCACCTTCAGATCTTCCACGAGGCGCAGGAGAAGATGTTCAACGTCTGGGTGGACCGGCCGGCCGAGACGGACGAGGAGAAAAAGCGCAAGGAAGCGGCGCTGCGGCAGCTCGAGCGGGAAATCGAGGACGTCCGGAGCATTCTCCTGGTTTATCAGGAGGATCTCGAGCGGCGGCGCGATCTTCTGCAGACGAAATCGCCCCGATCCGCGGAGGACGAGCGGGACCTGGCGCAAGTCACGCGGGAGCTGCTTGCGCTCGAAGGGATGCTCAAGTCGTTCGTCCTGACGCGGCTGGGGCCGGAGGAGATGGAGCTCCGCCGTCGCTGCGCCGAGTATCTGGATCTCTTCAACCGGGGCGCTCTCGACCAGATTCTGGCCCAGGTGGCCCCCCGGGGGGGCGAAGAGGAAGCCGTCCGCCGAACGCTCCGCCGCAAGGTGGAGGAGGGCACTCAGTACACCAAGGTGCGCTTCACATCGATCGCGGTGGCGGGGGCGCAGGGGAGCGTCGGCGTGGTGTGCGATCTGGTGACGCGGAAGGGTGTGCGTCCGGAGACCGAGCTGCTCCTGCGATGGCAGAAGGTGGGCGGGCGCTGGATGGTTTCGGAACATCCCTGA
- a CDS encoding glycerate kinase, which yields MSAAPSRPRIVVAPNAFKETFSPRQAARLIARGLRRALPRARLELVPVADGGDGTLEALRAALGGRLISVRVTGPLGRPVRASYLRSGRTAVIEMARASGLRLVPPDRRDPLVTTTRGTGELIAHAFAQGARRILVGVGGSATVDGGAGALEVLTPAIVRRVTVLCDVENPLLGPRGAAPVFGPQKGATPEKVRILERRLRDWARELRRRTGADVSRIRHGGAAGGLSAGLAAYGARLVPGAEFILRLAGFPRPCDFVVTGEGCVDRTSLGGKAVGTVMRLSPAPVVLVCGRCELPNRTAFETGDRSAEALVRAAERAGRWIKARLDDGR from the coding sequence GTGAGCGCCGCCCCCTCCCGCCCCCGCATCGTCGTCGCCCCGAACGCCTTCAAGGAAACCTTTTCGCCGCGACAGGCGGCCCGTCTCATCGCCCGCGGACTCCGCCGGGCCCTGCCCCGCGCGCGGCTGGAACTCGTGCCCGTCGCCGACGGCGGGGACGGAACGCTCGAGGCCCTCCGCGCGGCCCTCGGAGGGCGCCTCATCTCCGTGCGGGTCACCGGTCCCCTGGGCCGCCCCGTGCGCGCCTCGTATCTCCGGTCGGGCCGGACCGCCGTCATCGAGATGGCCCGCGCCAGCGGCCTCCGGCTCGTCCCCCCGGACCGGCGCGACCCGCTCGTGACGACGACCCGGGGAACCGGAGAGCTCATCGCCCACGCGTTCGCCCAAGGCGCCCGGCGCATCCTCGTGGGCGTGGGCGGCAGCGCCACCGTCGACGGAGGCGCGGGCGCCCTGGAGGTCCTCACGCCCGCGATCGTGCGCCGCGTGACGGTCCTCTGCGACGTCGAGAACCCCCTTCTGGGTCCCCGGGGAGCGGCGCCCGTCTTCGGGCCCCAGAAGGGCGCCACGCCGGAAAAGGTCCGGATCCTGGAGCGCCGCCTGCGCGACTGGGCCCGGGAGCTGCGTCGGCGAACCGGCGCCGACGTCTCCCGGATCCGGCACGGCGGCGCCGCCGGGGGGCTTTCGGCCGGCCTGGCGGCCTACGGCGCGCGCCTCGTTCCGGGCGCGGAGTTCATCCTGCGCCTGGCCGGATTCCCCCGCCCGTGCGACTTCGTCGTCACCGGCGAAGGATGCGTGGACCGCACGTCCCTGGGCGGAAAGGCGGTGGGAACCGTGATGCGCCTCTCTCCGGCGCCCGTGGTGCTCGTCTGCGGCCGCTGCGAGCTGCCGAACCGGACGGCGTTCGAAACGGGCGACCGGTCGGCGGAAGCGCTCGTGCGCGCCGCGGAACGCGCGGGACGCTGGATTAAAGCCCGGCTCGACGACGGCCGATAA
- a CDS encoding YebC/PmpR family DNA-binding transcriptional regulator, whose amino-acid sequence MAGHSHWASIKHKKGAADAKKGKLFSKLARALQIAAKEGGGNPDSNLKLQYAIEEARAANMPRENIERAIKRGTGEIAGVTYESVTYEGYGPGGVAVMVECLTDNKNRTAHEIRKIFENNGGNLGASGCVAYLFQRKGAITIPLSAAGEDQMMADALEAGAENMEVSGDAYLITCVPQDFEAVKKALGAKYPLRSSELTLLPKDYVKVDEETGRKVLALMDALDDSDDVQKVHTNFELPETLVKS is encoded by the coding sequence ATGGCCGGCCATTCCCATTGGGCCTCCATCAAACACAAGAAGGGCGCCGCGGACGCCAAGAAGGGCAAGCTCTTTTCCAAGCTCGCCCGCGCCCTCCAGATCGCCGCCAAGGAAGGCGGCGGCAACCCCGACAGCAACCTCAAGCTCCAGTACGCGATCGAGGAGGCCCGCGCCGCCAACATGCCCCGCGAGAACATCGAGCGGGCGATCAAGCGCGGAACGGGAGAAATCGCCGGCGTCACCTACGAGTCGGTCACCTACGAGGGATACGGCCCCGGCGGAGTGGCCGTCATGGTCGAGTGCCTCACGGACAACAAGAACCGCACCGCTCATGAGATCCGCAAGATCTTCGAGAACAACGGAGGCAACCTCGGCGCCAGCGGCTGCGTCGCCTACCTCTTCCAGCGCAAAGGGGCCATCACGATCCCGCTCTCGGCCGCCGGTGAAGACCAGATGATGGCCGACGCCCTCGAGGCCGGCGCCGAGAACATGGAAGTCTCCGGAGACGCCTATCTCATCACGTGCGTCCCCCAGGACTTCGAGGCCGTCAAGAAGGCCCTCGGCGCCAAGTATCCCCTCCGCAGCAGCGAGCTGACGCTCCTGCCCAAGGACTACGTGAAGGTGGACGAGGAGACGGGCCGCAAGGTGCTCGCCCTCATGGACGCCCTCGACGACAGCGACGACGTCCAGAAGGTGCACACGAACTTCGAACTGCCCGAGACCCTCGTCAAGTCGTAG
- a CDS encoding peptidoglycan recognition family protein, producing MKPLDILLFSVATGLSLFTVYAFCAGESEAVLPEPPPHEPQAPRNPSFRSIVLHHSATHGGSAAAFERDHRPRLGGLAYHFIVGNGSGSPDGGIEAGYRWRDQIPGPHTKNSEVNAQSIAVCLVGDLRSAPPTEKQLAALLDLLERLCREYGIPAERVRSHREVDAETLCPGRGLPMDELRAVLGRRLGPRAESPAAAR from the coding sequence ATGAAGCCTCTGGACATCCTGCTTTTCTCCGTGGCGACGGGGCTTTCCCTTTTCACCGTGTACGCGTTCTGCGCGGGAGAATCGGAGGCCGTTCTCCCCGAGCCGCCGCCCCATGAGCCGCAGGCCCCCCGGAATCCCTCCTTCCGGTCGATCGTCCTGCACCATTCGGCCACCCATGGGGGCAGCGCCGCCGCGTTCGAACGCGACCACCGCCCCCGCCTGGGCGGACTGGCGTACCACTTCATCGTCGGCAACGGCTCGGGTTCCCCCGACGGCGGCATCGAGGCGGGATACCGCTGGAGGGACCAGATCCCCGGTCCCCACACGAAGAACTCCGAAGTCAACGCGCAGTCGATCGCCGTGTGCCTCGTGGGCGACCTCCGGAGCGCCCCGCCCACGGAAAAGCAGCTGGCCGCGCTTCTGGATCTCCTGGAACGGCTCTGCCGCGAGTACGGCATCCCGGCCGAGCGCGTCCGATCCCACCGGGAAGTGGACGCCGAAACCCTCTGCCCGGGCCGGGGGTTGCCGATGGACGAGCTCCGGGCGGTTCTGGGCCGCCGGCTCGGCCCGCGCGCGGAGTCGCCCGCCGCCGCGCGGTGA
- the pdxA gene encoding 4-hydroxythreonine-4-phosphate dehydrogenase PdxA produces MVKLAVTLGDPAGIGPEVVDKALREPYDAEIVTVGRRSGGAREALDAIDEAADLALSGKVDGIVTAPVSKERIARLGVPFVGHTEYLAARAGVRLPVMCFVSDRFRVALVTTHVSLRKLPGLLTAERILGVLRETDRALREFFGVAEPRLAVCGLNPHAGEGGQFGREEIEVIAPALDIARREGLRAEGPYAADTVWRRPADAIVAMYHDQGLGPVKALDPNAVNVTLGLPFVRTSPDHGTAFDIAGRGIADPAPMIAAIRRAVQMCRARRGLL; encoded by the coding sequence GTGGTCAAGCTCGCCGTCACGCTCGGAGACCCCGCCGGCATCGGCCCCGAAGTCGTCGACAAGGCCCTCCGCGAACCGTACGACGCCGAGATCGTCACGGTCGGCCGCCGCTCGGGCGGCGCCCGCGAGGCGCTGGACGCCATCGACGAGGCGGCCGACCTGGCGCTCTCCGGCAAGGTGGACGGCATCGTCACCGCCCCCGTCTCCAAGGAGCGCATCGCCCGCCTGGGCGTTCCCTTCGTGGGGCACACCGAGTACCTCGCCGCCCGCGCGGGCGTCCGCCTCCCGGTCATGTGTTTCGTCTCGGACCGCTTCCGCGTGGCGCTCGTGACCACCCACGTCTCCCTCCGGAAGCTCCCGGGACTCCTCACGGCGGAACGGATCCTGGGCGTCCTGCGGGAAACCGACCGCGCCTTGCGCGAGTTCTTCGGCGTCGCCGAGCCGCGTCTGGCGGTCTGCGGACTCAATCCCCACGCCGGCGAGGGCGGCCAGTTCGGGCGCGAGGAGATCGAAGTGATCGCGCCGGCCCTCGACATCGCCCGCCGGGAGGGCCTCCGTGCCGAAGGCCCCTACGCCGCCGACACCGTCTGGAGACGCCCCGCCGACGCGATCGTGGCGATGTATCACGACCAGGGGCTCGGCCCCGTGAAGGCGCTCGACCCGAACGCGGTCAACGTGACGTTGGGGCTCCCCTTCGTCCGGACGTCTCCCGATCACGGCACCGCGTTCGACATCGCCGGGCGGGGCATCGCCGACCCGGCCCCCATGATCGCCGCGATCCGCCGGGCCGTCCAGATGTGCCGCGCCCGCCGCGGGCTCCTTTAA
- a CDS encoding succinate dehydrogenase cytochrome b subunit codes for MHGSWMGRFLRSTIGMKVLMAVTGVILFGYTIGHVAGNMLIFAGRERINAYSKFLHESPLLLWGTRALLLVSFAVHIGASIRLARLKSDARPVGYAVKRWPGSSYASRTMFWSGPILAFFVIYHILHLTTGTVHPDFRDDVYHNLVSGFRRWPVSLAYIGAMLSLALHLSHGVWSMLQTVGINRPAWDRPLRAAAIVFAVLVAGGFIAVPVSVLAGWVR; via the coding sequence ATGCACGGTTCCTGGATGGGCCGGTTTCTCCGCTCCACCATCGGGATGAAGGTCCTGATGGCCGTCACGGGCGTGATCCTTTTCGGCTACACGATCGGTCACGTGGCCGGCAACATGCTCATCTTCGCCGGACGGGAGCGCATCAACGCGTATTCGAAGTTCCTCCACGAGAGTCCGCTGCTGCTCTGGGGGACCCGGGCGCTGCTGCTGGTCTCCTTCGCCGTGCACATCGGCGCCTCGATCCGGCTGGCCCGGCTCAAGTCCGACGCGCGCCCCGTCGGCTATGCGGTCAAGCGCTGGCCGGGTTCCAGCTACGCCTCCCGCACGATGTTCTGGAGCGGCCCGATCCTGGCGTTCTTCGTCATCTACCATATTCTGCACCTGACGACCGGCACGGTGCACCCCGACTTCCGCGACGACGTGTATCACAACCTCGTCAGCGGTTTCCGGCGCTGGCCGGTGTCCCTGGCCTACATCGGAGCGATGCTGTCCCTGGCGCTGCATCTGTCGCACGGGGTGTGGAGCATGCTTCAGACGGTGGGGATCAACCGGCCCGCGTGGGACCGGCCGCTGAGGGCGGCGGCGATCGTCTTCGCGGTTCTTGTGGCCGGCGGCTTCATCGCGGTGCCGGTTTCCGTCCTGGCCGGGTGGGTGCGCTGA
- the ruvA gene encoding Holliday junction branch migration protein RuvA, with amino-acid sequence MYEYLTGRLVVRKPSYAVVDVNGVGYRVDIPLSTYERLPREGTVRLFTYLRVSEDGHRLYGFATETEREIFLRLVEGVQQLGPSKAVSILSSCTPEDLRRAIEEGDVAFLKNIRGVGEKIANRLVVELRGKLPEPGGKEGDGASLTKDAVGALVALGYDRRQAEEAVRRAQKELGAGAPVEEVIKRSLAHV; translated from the coding sequence GTGTACGAGTACCTGACGGGGCGTCTGGTCGTCCGGAAGCCCTCCTACGCGGTGGTGGATGTGAACGGCGTCGGGTACCGCGTGGACATTCCTCTTTCGACCTACGAGCGCCTGCCCCGCGAGGGCACGGTCCGGCTTTTCACCTACCTGCGGGTCAGCGAGGACGGCCACCGGCTTTACGGCTTCGCCACGGAAACCGAGCGCGAGATTTTTCTCCGGCTCGTCGAGGGGGTTCAACAGCTGGGGCCTTCGAAGGCGGTGAGCATTCTTTCGAGCTGCACGCCCGAGGATCTGCGGCGCGCGATCGAGGAAGGGGACGTGGCCTTCCTGAAGAACATCCGCGGCGTGGGGGAAAAGATCGCCAACCGTCTGGTCGTGGAGCTGCGCGGGAAGTTGCCGGAGCCGGGAGGGAAGGAGGGCGACGGCGCGTCCCTAACTAAGGATGCCGTGGGGGCGCTCGTAGCCCTGGGGTACGACCGCCGGCAGGCCGAGGAGGCGGTGCGGCGGGCGCAGAAGGAGCTGGGGGCGGGCGCTCCGGTCGAGGAAGTCATCAAGAGGAGTCTGGCGCATGTCTAG